The sequence AACCGATGGGTCAATACTCCAGAGAGCACCGGGATTAAATACCAGGGTAAGGGAAAAAACATCACCCCACACTGACAGATCGGTATAGGGTTCAAGATATCGCAAAGCAAGACGCTTGGTTACAAGATCTATAATAAAGGCCGAACAACTAATTAGAAAGAACCATCGCCACGCAAGACTCGGTGTTTTCATACAACCCTCACGAAAAATAACATGGCTAAATATAATTAGAAACCGGGAGGCACATTAAGATTCCTGGAAATTTTATCTTGCAAGAACGCAAGGCTTTTATGCTTATCATAACTCCAAAGAGGTGCACAGAGGGTATTATCGTGCCGTGGCGTATCAGCCATAATACGATGATACACCATGCTACGGGGAAGCACACGCATCATTTCAATCAGAAGAGCTCCATATTCATCTAGAGAGACGGGCGCAATCTCCCCTGCTTGATAGAGTTTTTCAAAGGGGGTATTACGAACAATCATCAACTGATGAATTTTTACGCCTGCCACAGGAAGCTGCCCGACACGGCGGGCTGTATCCAGAACCTGCTCGCGCGTTTCTCCCGGAAGGCCTACCATAAGATGCGCAACCACCTCAACCCCTTGAGCGTGCAAGGCTTCAACGGAGTTGACAAAATCATCAAAGGTGTGTCCCCGGTTAATACGCGCCAAGGTTGTATCGTGGGCACTTTGCAAGCCGAGTTCAACGGAGATATATGCGCGCTGCGCAAGCGTTCCTAGATAGGCATACAGCTCGTGCGTAAAAGCATCGGGACGGGTTCCCACAGCAAGACCCACGACATCGGGAACCCCCAAAAGGGCCTCGTAAAGCTCCTCCAATACCGGTTGCGGAGCATAGGTGTTGGTATAGGGCTGCAAATATGCAATAAAGGATGTCTTTTTTTTATGGCGCCGCGCCAGACGACGGCAGGACTCATGCAGCTCCCGGGCAACATCGGTAGATACGCGCTGTGCCACCGGGCTAAAAACAGTGTTGTCACAGAAGAAACACCCTCCGGATGCCCCCTGCATATGCGGACAAGAGAACCCCCCGTTGATAGGGACCTTAACAACAGGCATTCCAAAGCGTTCTTTGAGATACTGCCGATAGGTGCGATAGGGAAGGCTCATACTACAAAAAAAGTCCCGCACACTTGTCGGGACTTTACACAATCGATTTTCATAGTTCCCTTACGCGGGAATAATACTAACGAACTTCCGCTTGTTTTTGCGGGTTCGGAACTCAACAGTACCTTCAGCTTTAGCAAAAAGAGTATTGTCACTTCCAATACCGACATTTTGCCCAGGATGAATTTTGGTACCTTTTTGACGAACAATGATGCTGCCCGCAGTAACAAGCTGTCCACCGTAGGCTTTTACACCGAGCATCTTCGGATTACTATCGCGTCCATTACTGGAACTACCCTGACCTTTTTTATGTGCCATTATACTCTCCGAATTTAGCTGTTTATAGAGGTAATCTTAATTTTCGTATAGGCTTGTCTATGCCCATTCTTTCTCTTGTAATCCTTCCGACGTTTCCGCTTGATTACAAGAACCTTTGCACCCTTACCGTGCTCTACTACTTCCGCTTTTACTTCTGCACCGTCAACAGTGGGAGAACCGACCTTTGTATCTGCTCCATCACTTAAAAGCAGTACGCGGTC comes from Chitinivibrio alkaliphilus ACht1 and encodes:
- a CDS encoding TIGR01212 family radical SAM protein (This family includes YhcC from E. coli K-12, an uncharacterized radical SAM protein.), with product MSLPYRTYRQYLKERFGMPVVKVPINGGFSCPHMQGASGGCFFCDNTVFSPVAQRVSTDVARELHESCRRLARRHKKKTSFIAYLQPYTNTYAPQPVLEELYEALLGVPDVVGLAVGTRPDAFTHELYAYLGTLAQRAYISVELGLQSAHDTTLARINRGHTFDDFVNSVEALHAQGVEVVAHLMVGLPGETREQVLDTARRVGQLPVAGVKIHQLMIVRNTPFEKLYQAGEIAPVSLDEYGALLIEMMRVLPRSMVYHRIMADTPRHDNTLCAPLWSYDKHKSLAFLQDKISRNLNVPPGF
- the rpmA gene encoding 50S ribosomal protein L27, which encodes MAHKKGQGSSSNGRDSNPKMLGVKAYGGQLVTAGSIIVRQKGTKIHPGQNVGIGSDNTLFAKAEGTVEFRTRKNKRKFVSIIPA
- the rplU gene encoding 50S ribosomal protein L21, with the protein product MFSIVEQAGFQYKVTEGDVLEVPLIDAKEGDEIVLDRVLLLSDGADTKVGSPTVDGAEVKAEVVEHGKGAKVLVIKRKRRKDYKRKNGHRQAYTKIKITSINS